Proteins from one Triticum aestivum cultivar Chinese Spring chromosome 7A, IWGSC CS RefSeq v2.1, whole genome shotgun sequence genomic window:
- the LOC123149025 gene encoding putative cysteine proteinase inhibitor 7 has protein sequence MRMTTTGLLLATGVVVFVICAAATPTHGWISSDDDPKIEELAKWAVAEMKQGLQLINVVRCEEQDQGGPGIIYRILLDAVHRTGGMGHFTADVYEDAATKVRALLYFGTAR, from the coding sequence ATGAGGATGACGACCACCGGCCTCCTCCTTGCCACCGGCGTCGTCGTTTTCGTCAtctgcgccgccgccacccccacaCACGGGTGGATATCCTCCGACGACGATCCGAAGATCGAAGAGCTCGCAAAGTGGGCGGTGGCGGAGATGAAGCAAGGCCTCCAGTTGATCAACGTGGTCCGTTGCGAGGAGCAAGACCAAGGCGGTCCAGGAATCATCTATCGTATCCTGCTGGACGCGGTCCACCGCACCGGCGGGATGGGCCACTTCACGGCGGACGTGTACGAGGACGCGGCGACCAAAGTGCGCGCGCTCCTCTACTTCGGCACAGCCCGGTAG